The genomic window TACTCGCTCGCGGCATTTCCAACAAACAGCTTCGGATGTGGAACGATGCCGCTTAATGCTCGCAGCTCATCCAGGATCGATGGCGCATTTTGATCCGGAACTCCCATAAGCAGCGCGGCGCCTGAAGTATTTACCTGGTTGTTTGCGCAAACCGCGTAGATGCTTGCACTGGGTGCATACGACACCGTGTGATCATCAATCAGGTAATGCTCACCATCGAATAGCGCATGAAAAGGTACATAGTGCAGAGCTGCGTGCGGCACAAAGAGAAGGTGCTTCGCATCGAGCCGGTCGCGAACTGGAGCGAGCAACTCGTCGTACAGCGCCTTCAAATGCGCGTTCGTGGATTGAATCAGAGAATCACGAAATGCCGTCGCGTATTCACTCCCAAGACGGAACTTCGATAACTGGAACTGCAGCAATCGGAGAACATTGCCAATGCGCGAAGCCAGCGTCACGGGAACGATCTGCAGGCGATCCCGTCCGAGAAGGCACGCAAGAATGCGATCTCCGATTTGAAAAAACTCAACAATCAATGTTTCCGGCGCGATTGCCGCGCGTATCTCGTCGATGGAAAGAGTGTTGCCGGCTTGCAGCGGCGCGCTCTCACCTGCAAGATTCGATTCCTGCAGCACGCGAATCAGATCGGTTTCCCGCGCACGAGCTTGTTCTTCTAATCGCCTGATGTGTTCCGGCGAGCGTTGCTCGGGGCGTAACTGCTCCAGTTCAATCAGGCTGTAGTACCAATTCAGTTCATCGCGCAAATTGCGCATGCGGCGCACAAGATCGCTTTGCCCGTGATCTTCTCCCGCCGTGTAAACGGGCTGAAGCATCTGGTCCATTAGCGTGCGCGATTTCGCTTCTTCGATGTAACCAAAGGCTTCGGCCAGCGAATCGGCGCTGTACTGTCCTCGCAGGCAAGAGTCGACCAGCAGCTCATAGACTTCAAGACGGTTCTTGAGGAAGGCCATCTTGAGATCTTGCCCGCGCAGATTGCCGCGCAGCGTCTCCAGCGCCTCCCTCGAAGTGCGGAAGCTCTCATACGCTTCTTTCCGACTTCCCGAACTGGAATGAATCTGTCCCATCAGCAGAAACGCCTGGTGCTTCAGAATCGGCGCCTGAATGCCTTTCACCTTCTCGATTGCTGCAGAGCATTCGCGATATGCTCCGGCAAGATCGCTAGTGCGTTGTGCGATGCGCGCCAGCAGCAATCGGCAGAGAACTGCTTTTCCGGAAAGCAGGGATGTATCAAAGAATTGCAACGCTGCTTTGGCCAATCGCCGAGCTTCGAACAGACGAGCCTCGTTGAAGAGCACGAGCGCCTGGTAGAGATCAATCAGAGAAGGCCAGACCTCATTCTTCTCCTTGACGAACATTTCACGCGAGCGCGTGAATAGCTTCAGGCTTTGAAATGCCTGGCCCTGCTGGCCCATGGCAATGGCTTCGAAGGCCATGCACTTCGCCGCTTCGTAGCCCATGCCCAGCTTGTCAAATTCGGCATAGCCCAGCCGTGCAAGTTCCGCGGCCTCAGAGCTGAGATTCAGTTCGAGGTAAAGCTCGGAGAGATCAAGATTGCAGAGGCCATAGTGATAGCGGTCGCCAACTTCGTCGCAGCGCAGACGAGTCGAGCGCAGCATATCGATGGCTCGACTGTATTCTCCGCGCAGGAAATAGAGATATGCGATGTTGTAGTCCGCTTGCGCGACCAGCAGCGGCATGTTGTGCTTCGTGCAGTAATCGTGCGTGTGCTGATAGCTGTCGAGTGCTTGCTGGAATTCGCCGAGGCTAATGAGACACACCGACAAGTTGCTCAGAACAGCAGCGATGCCTTCCGTATTCCCATGCTTGAGAACCACGTCATATGCACGGCGATAGCAGGCGAGCGCCTCAGAAAACCGGTCCTGCCGGTAAAACACGGTGCCGACGTTAATTTCCAACCGAGCTAAACGCAGCTCATCGCCGGCGGCACTAAAGATTTTGCGTGCGCGGTCGGCAGCGGCAAACGCCTGTTCGTACTCCCCAGAGAGCGTGAGCGGAAGAATCGAGACACTGAGAGTGCGTCCAAGCTCGGCGTTTTCGCCTAACTTCTCCCAGGCTGCAATTGCATACTTGTGCAGCTCGATCGAATCTCGATACTGACCCATCGCATACAGCGCGTTCGCTTTGTTCCGGGTTGCATAGGCGAGTGATCGTTCGTCACTGACAATCTGAGCAACCGCGACGGCAGCTTCTGCGAGTGACAGCGCCTGCTGGGTGTTGACGCGTACGCGTTCTCGCGCGGCATCGGCGAGTTGAATCGCGAATTCGGGCGAGAGATCTGATCGATGCTGCTCGATCAATTCCTGGCGCCGCGTTGCATCGGACGATTCCGCAAGCGAGCGCAGCAACTCCTCGCGTGCGCTGAATGCGGTAGCGCTCACCGGCGCCTCTTTCGCGCGAATCCCAGCGCTTCGAGCTGCTTGCGAAGTTTATCGAGGCAGCGTCCCCGGATGAAGCCAATGGATCCGGTGGCGAGTCCAAGCTCGGCAGCGATTTCGTTGTAAGGCCGCGCGGGAGATTCGAAGAACAACATGCGAATCATTTGCGCACACCGCGCCGGCACACCGCCGATTGCATCACGAAGAACTTGCTCGCGCTCGACTTCTTCAAGGATCCGGTCGGCTCCTGGACCGAGCGGCATGAGATCATCCGTGATTTCGTCATCAACAAACCGGCTCTGCTTGTGTTTCAAGCGCGCGCATTTGTGCAGCGTGGTTTGAATCAGCCATTTCGGCAGAGCGCGGGGTTCGCGCAGGCGAGACAACTCCGAATAGAGATCGACGCAAACAGCTTGGAAGATATCGTTCGCATCGTCGCGGGAGAGATTCCACTTGACGGGAATGGAATAGATCAGCTTCTTATACTTGTCGATGAGCGCACACCACGCCTCTTCGTTGCCGCCAAGGCACTCGCGCACTAGCCGCTCGTCATTCCAGACGCTCTGCTGTTCCCTTTCGGGTTTTGCTGTTGCAATCACTTGCTGAGCTTACTCCTTGTCGCGACAAGCGCCGTCGGCAGCCGTAACAAATATCTAGGTTCTCTACGCATAGGTCTTTCCCGCCTCGATACGTTCGACATCCAATACATCGGCAAGTGCAAAGTAAGAACCTGACACCAGCACCAGGGCGATAATCGGCGCCGCCATCCACCAATAAGAACTCATCACCTGAACGTGTTGAAACGCAGACAGCATATTTCCCCAGCTGGGAACAACCTCGTTCATTCCCAATCCGAGAAACGACAACGTCGCTTCAGCAGTGATGAATTGAGGCACGAGAATAACCGCCTGCGTGATGATGATTCCCAATGCTTGCGGCAACACGTGACGGCGCAGAAGGTACCATTCGGAAGCGCCAAACCCGCGTGCTGATACGACGAAAGGACGCTCTCTCGCGCTGAGCACCACGCCTCGAACCAGGCGAGCGGGGCGTGCCCATCCCAAAGCTCCAATCACGGCTGAAATGAGCAGAAAAGTCTGTGCGGTACCGAGATGCAGCGGCAGAACGGCGCGCAGCGCAAGCAGCAGGTAAATCCAGGGCAGCGCCAGCGCGAGTTCTGCAGCCCGCATGACGCCGGCATCAGCGATCCCTCCGAAGTGACCTGCAATGGCACCCATAACCGCACCGATGGTCAGCGACAGCAAGGTCGCAAGCAATGCTGCTGCAATCGAGATTCTCCCGCCGTAAAGAACGCGCGAGAAGATATCGCGCCCAAATCCGTCGGTTCCAAACAGGAAAATGTTTACTGGGTCCCTAACCGCGAATGCCTGCAGTTCTGTAGCACGGCGAACAAAGAAGTGAATGGGATATGAGGTGCCCCGATCTTCCCGATATGAGAAAACGTCGCCATCCACCGCAACAGGTGAGTAGACAAACGGGCGTAGATGGAAGCGGCCGCTTGCGTCTACGAAATGAATCCGAGTCGGCGGAGCATAGGCAAAGTCGCGGTGCTGCTCTGCTGCCGGATAAGGCGCCAGGAATCCTGCGAGCAGTAAGCAAAGGTTCGCGGCTGCAAAGATCGCGAGTGCGATTGCGACTTTTCGCTGCCTCAGCATTCCGCCCTCATTCGCGGATCAGCAGCGTAGAGAAGCAAGTCGGCAATCAGATTCGCGATGACCAGGAATACCGAAAAGAGCATCACGACGGCCATTACGAGATGAAAATCACGGCTGTAGATTGCTTCCAGAAAGAGCGGCCCAACACCCGGCCATCCAGTAATCACTTCCACGAGGAACGATGCGCTCACCAGGCCCGCAAGAGACAATCCGAAAAGAGAAATCAATGGATTCGCAGCCGCAGGCAAAGAGTGTCGGAATAACAAACGCATGTTCCCGATTCCGTGACCTCTAGCTGCTTGAATGAACGGCGAGTGCCAAGTTTCGTTCACCGCCGAGCGGATGTGGCGAAAGAGAATCGGAAAGGCCGCCAGCGCGAGGACGACAGCCGGACTCCAAATCTCAGCAACAGCCGATGCGGCTGCCTGTTGGCTTGTTGGAGCATCGCTATTGGCATTCCTGAGATGGGCTGCAATCAACATAAACAGCAGGGCTAATGCTAATTCCGGCGTTCCCAGCAGCAGCGTGGAACACGCTACGAAGATGCGATCGATCCATCGATGGGCTTTGTAGGCACTCCAAATCCCACACGGCAGCGCCACAATCCACGCCAGCACCATCGCAGCCCCGCCAAGCAGCAAAGTGTTGCCGAGGCGATCCCAGATCAGCTTTTTGACTGGCATGTTATAGGCCACCGAATATCCGAAATCCCCAACGGCAACCGACTTAAGCCATCGAAAGTAACGGACGGGCAGCGGTTGATCGAGGCCAAACTGCGCACGCAGACCGGCGAGCGTCTGCGCCGAAATCTGCGGGTTAAGCCTCATCTCATCGAGAAAGCTGCCGGGCGCAAGCTGCGAGATCGTGAACGCCAAAGCAGAGATCGCGATCAGCAGCGCAGCCGAGTGCACCAGCCGACGCTCGAAATATCGTGCAGCTTTCATTCAGACTCCGCCAGCACCAATTCCTGTTTTGGCAGGGACTCGAGCTTGCTATCATCGCGCCAGTACTTGAATTGATCGAGGATTTCCTTCCCGTCCAAGTGATCGATTAGTTGTCCCTCGCGCATCGCTGCGACCTCGTCGGCAACGGACGACACGAGCTCCAGATCGTGCG from Terriglobales bacterium includes these protein-coding regions:
- a CDS encoding CHAT domain-containing protein translates to MSATAFSAREELLRSLAESSDATRRQELIEQHRSDLSPEFAIQLADAARERVRVNTQQALSLAEAAVAVAQIVSDERSLAYATRNKANALYAMGQYRDSIELHKYAIAAWEKLGENAELGRTLSVSILPLTLSGEYEQAFAAADRARKIFSAAGDELRLARLEINVGTVFYRQDRFSEALACYRRAYDVVLKHGNTEGIAAVLSNLSVCLISLGEFQQALDSYQHTHDYCTKHNMPLLVAQADYNIAYLYFLRGEYSRAIDMLRSTRLRCDEVGDRYHYGLCNLDLSELYLELNLSSEAAELARLGYAEFDKLGMGYEAAKCMAFEAIAMGQQGQAFQSLKLFTRSREMFVKEKNEVWPSLIDLYQALVLFNEARLFEARRLAKAALQFFDTSLLSGKAVLCRLLLARIAQRTSDLAGAYRECSAAIEKVKGIQAPILKHQAFLLMGQIHSSSGSRKEAYESFRTSREALETLRGNLRGQDLKMAFLKNRLEVYELLVDSCLRGQYSADSLAEAFGYIEEAKSRTLMDQMLQPVYTAGEDHGQSDLVRRMRNLRDELNWYYSLIELEQLRPEQRSPEHIRRLEEQARARETDLIRVLQESNLAGESAPLQAGNTLSIDEIRAAIAPETLIVEFFQIGDRILACLLGRDRLQIVPVTLASRIGNVLRLLQFQLSKFRLGSEYATAFRDSLIQSTNAHLKALYDELLAPVRDRLDAKHLLFVPHAALHYVPFHALFDGEHYLIDDHTVSYAPSASIYAVCANNQVNTSGAALLMGVPDQNAPSILDELRALSGIVPHPKLFVGNAASEYILKSAGPSARLVHIATHGYFRQDSPMFSSIRMGKSYLSLYDLYQLHLPVELVTLSGCATGLNVVAAGDELIGLARGLFQAGAQSLLLSLWDVHDQSTADFMAEFYRRYQSGEQKAAAMREAMLAVRKSYPHPYQWAPFVLMGKYSG
- a CDS encoding sigma-70 family RNA polymerase sigma factor, translating into MIATAKPEREQQSVWNDERLVRECLGGNEEAWCALIDKYKKLIYSIPVKWNLSRDDANDIFQAVCVDLYSELSRLREPRALPKWLIQTTLHKCARLKHKQSRFVDDEITDDLMPLGPGADRILEEVEREQVLRDAIGGVPARCAQMIRMLFFESPARPYNEIAAELGLATGSIGFIRGRCLDKLRKQLEALGFARKRRR
- a CDS encoding ABC transporter permease; the encoded protein is MLRQRKVAIALAIFAAANLCLLLAGFLAPYPAAEQHRDFAYAPPTRIHFVDASGRFHLRPFVYSPVAVDGDVFSYREDRGTSYPIHFFVRRATELQAFAVRDPVNIFLFGTDGFGRDIFSRVLYGGRISIAAALLATLLSLTIGAVMGAIAGHFGGIADAGVMRAAELALALPWIYLLLALRAVLPLHLGTAQTFLLISAVIGALGWARPARLVRGVVLSARERPFVVSARGFGASEWYLLRRHVLPQALGIIITQAVILVPQFITAEATLSFLGLGMNEVVPSWGNMLSAFQHVQVMSSYWWMAAPIIALVLVSGSYFALADVLDVERIEAGKTYA
- a CDS encoding ABC transporter permease, which codes for MKAARYFERRLVHSAALLIAISALAFTISQLAPGSFLDEMRLNPQISAQTLAGLRAQFGLDQPLPVRYFRWLKSVAVGDFGYSVAYNMPVKKLIWDRLGNTLLLGGAAMVLAWIVALPCGIWSAYKAHRWIDRIFVACSTLLLGTPELALALLFMLIAAHLRNANSDAPTSQQAAASAVAEIWSPAVVLALAAFPILFRHIRSAVNETWHSPFIQAARGHGIGNMRLLFRHSLPAAANPLISLFGLSLAGLVSASFLVEVITGWPGVGPLFLEAIYSRDFHLVMAVVMLFSVFLVIANLIADLLLYAADPRMRAEC